A DNA window from Anastrepha ludens isolate Willacy chromosome 6, idAnaLude1.1, whole genome shotgun sequence contains the following coding sequences:
- the LOC128868734 gene encoding protein HID1, giving the protein MGNSDSKLNFRKAIVQLTQKNQKIDDTDDQFWDQFWYGHQTSLEDVFALVTSAEIRNIRNDNPANLATLCYKAVEKLALAVDNSCRTHVEQQCVLNCVRLLIRILPYIFEDEKWREFFWSSLPTRNTLTSANAADILRENSPRHPGPQPVPLAQSLINALCDLLFCPDFTVTATRRAGPDKAEELANIDSCEYIWEAGVGFAHSPPKNTNMEKRRAEILKLLLTCFSETIYSLTDEPNRWIAYFTSADNRHALPLFTSLLNTVCAYDPVGLGVPYNHLLFADTTEPLVEACLQMLIVTLDHDMIMHQQQQLELQRQVQGRAASSAAPTVNSYDDGFGDNLFINYLSRVHRDEDFHFILKGITRLLNNPLLQNYLPNSTKRLHCHQELLILFWKVCDFNKKFLYFVLKSSDVLDILIPILYHLNYSRADQSRVGLMHIGVFILLLLSGERNFGVRLNKPYTATVPMDIPVFTGTHADLLITVFHKIIATGHQRLQPLFDCLLTILVNVSPYLKTLSMVASVKLLHLLEAFSTPWFLLSAPNNHHLVFFLLEIFNNIIQYQFDGNSNLVYTIIRKRHVFHAMANLPSDMAGIAKCLSGRKVGKFNIPPVPHSNAAHISALSGRQLDADIEDEECESETESQDKQSETQEESAMPAMPAEPGTLKTSLLETPAINQMTEREAAHPSTEDSQTPTIDGTSDISQFEQINLTPTSPNRHDISRRSNTSLNSTEGNSIPKENQSRLSVATRGSIRMVPNASVDHWTPTPEWIVSWRSKLPLQTIMRLLQVLVPQVEKICIDKGLTDESEILKFLQHGTLVGLLPVPHPILIRKYQANAGTTAWFRTYIWGVIYLRNVGPSIWYDTDVKLFEIQRV; this is encoded by the exons ATGGGAAATTCCGACTCAAAATTGAACTTCCGCAAAGCCATCGTACAACTCACCCAGAAGAACCAGAAAATTGATGACACCGACGATCAATTTTGGGATCAGTTTTGGTATGGGCATCAAACGTCACTAGAAGATGTTTTCGCTTTAGTCACATCAGCAGAAATACGTAATATACGTAATGATAATCCGGCAAATTTGGCGACGTTGTGTTACAAGGCTGTCGAGAAGTTGGCACTGGCCGTGGATAACAGTTGTCGCACACATGTGGAACAGCAGTGTGTGTTGAATTGTGTGCGTCTATTGATTCGAATATTGCCGTACATATTCGAAGATGAAAAATGGCGAGAGTTTTTCTGGAGTAGTTTGCCTACACGCAATACACTCACGTCTGCTAATGCAGCTGATATTCTACGTGAAAATTCGCCACGACATCCAGGCCCACAACCTGTACCGTTAGCACAATCATTGATAAATGCACTCtgtgatttattattttgcccTGATTTCACGGTGACAGCAACGCGCCGTGCGGGGCCCGACAAAGCGGAGGAATTAGCTAATATCGATAGCTGTGAATACATCTGGGAGGCGGGTGTTGGTTTCGCGCATTCACCACCAAAAAATACCAATATGGAAAAGCGGCGTGCAGAAATTTTAAAGCTCTTGCTTACTTGCTTTTCGGAAACCATCTACAGTTTAACAGATGAGCCTAATAGGTGGATAGCTTACTTTACCTCGGCTGATAATCGTCATGCGTTGCCTCTATTCACCTCGCTTTTGAATACAGTGTGTGCGTATGATCCAGTGGGCTTGGGCGTACCTTACAACCATCTGCTATTTGCAGACACCACCGAACCGCTTGTAGAGGCTTGCCTGCAGATGCTAATAGTAACATTAGATCACGATATGATTATGcaccaacaacagcaattaGAGTTGCAACGACAAGTGCAAGGCCGTGCTGCATCATCTGCTGCACCGACGGTCAACTCGTACGATGATGGTTTCGGAGATAATTTGTTTATCAATTATCTTTCACGTGTGCACCGTGACGAAGACTTTCATTTCATTCTGAAGGGTATAACACGTTTGCTGAACAATCCACTTCTTCAAAATTACTTACCAAATTCGACGAAACGCCTACATTGTCATCAAGAGTTGCTTATACTATTCTGGAAAGTATGCGATTTCAATAAGAAGTTTCTGTATTTTGTGCTGAAAAGCTCTGATGTTTTGGATATTCTAATACCAATACTATACCATTTAAACTACTCGCGCGCGGATCAATCGCGAGTGGGGCTCATGCATATTGGAGTGTTCATACTCCTGCTACTGTcag GCGAGCGCAATTTTGGTGTGCGTTTGAATAAACCGTATACCGCTACGGTACCCATGGATATACCAGTTTTTACGGGCACCCACGCTGATCTACTCATAACTGTTTTCCATAAGATCATAGCTACTGGTCACCAACGTCTACAACCGCTCTTTGACTGTCTACTCACTATACTGGTGAATGTATCTCCTTATCTAAAGACACTGTCAATGGTGGCCAGTGTAAAGCTTTTGCATTTGCTAGAGGCCTTTAGCACACCTTGGTTTCTGCTGTCGGCGCCTAATAATCATCACttggttttctttttacttgaaattttcaataacattATACAGTACCAGTTCGATGGCAATTCTAACTTGGTATATACAATCATCCGCAAACGACACGTATTTCACGCAATGGCAAATCTGCCCTCGGACATGGCTGGCATCGCGAAATGTTTAAGTGGGCGTAAAGTTGGTAAATTTAATATACCACCCGTGCCCCACTCGAATGCAGCGCATATCTCTGCTTTAAGCGGTCGTCAATTGGATGCTGATATTGAGGATGAGGAGTGTGAATCTGAAACGGAATCGCAAGATAAACAAAGTGAAACACAAGAGGAAAGTGCAATGCCAGCAATGCCTGCCGAGCCGGGTACATTGAAGACATCGCTATTGGAAACGCCTGCCATTAACCAAATGACGGAACGCGAAGCCGCACATCCTAGCACCGAAGACTCGCAAACTCCCACCATTGATGGAACCTCAGACATTTCTCAATTTGAGCAGATTAATCTCACACCAACTAGTCCAAATCGGCACGATATATCGCGTCGTAGCAATACTTCGCTCAATTCAACCGAAGGTAATTCTATACCGAAAGAGAATCAGTCTCGCCTCTCCGTTGCAACACGTGGCAGTATACGTATGGTGCCGAATGCGTCGGTTGATCATTGGACTCCAACACCAGAATGGATCGTATCCTGGCGTTCGAAATTGCCCTTGCAAACCATTATGCGACTATTGCAGGTGCTTGTGCCACAAGTGGAGAAGATATGTATTGATAAGGGTTTGACAGATGAGtcggaaatattgaaatttctaCAACACGGCACACTGGTGGGCTTACTGCCAGTTCCACATCCCATACTTATACGAAAGTATCAGGCGAATGCTGGCACAACCGCCTGGTTTCGAACCTACATTTGGGGTGTGATATACCTACGtaatgtaggtccctctataTGGTATGATACGGATGTGAAACTTTTCGAGATTCAGCGAGTCTAA